The sequence ATCTCTACACACGGGGGTGGCGGGAATAGAAGCACACTCTTCAAATGTTTCAGTTGGCCCTACATCTCGGAATTTACACATATTTAGGAAAATTGGAAGGCCCAAACACTGACATGAACAAGatgataatgtgtgtgtgtatgtgtgtatgtgtatatgtatatatattctttcttgccctcttctccctctggatcgaggtggggaacatcatcaaatacaaaaatactttaaaatacataaaactgattcaaaacataaaaaacatactttattaaaataacagccagacatcttaaaatttgactgggtaagcctgccagaagagatcagtctttatagcttttttaaattcagaaagactgttaagttgatgaatctctcccggtgggctattccacagtctgggagcggcagaagagaaggtcctctgggtaatagttgtcagcctagtttttactgactggagtaaattcttcacTGAggatggattgtatgggagaaggtgatcccgcaggtagcctggacccaaaccatgtagggctttaaaggtaataaccaacactttatactttgcccggaaactaattggcagccagtgaagtgatttaaAAATTGCTGTAATAGGGTGTACCCATgtccaatctggctgccatattttgcactagaaGTTTCCGAActttcttcaagggcagccccatgtacagcgcactgcagaagtcaagccttgaagttaccagtgcgtgcactaccgtctttggGCCtaccaactctaggaaggggcgcagctggcgtattcCTTTAAAAGAGAAAGAGCAAGAATGCAATGTCTCCCATCAATACAATTCGTGTTCCAAAACACTTGTACTCCAAACCAGGCCGGTGCTGCCATGCGTTACCTATCAATAAATTGCATGCAGCTATTTATTGTGGCTGACAGATATTTAACTGCTTTATGGGGCAGTCTCATGAATGCAGTGAAACCAGTCAGAGTGTGCATTCATTTGTAGCAAAAGacgactttttattttattttatttaaaacatttcctagccgcctttcagggcacaagctcccccccacaacccccaaGGCGgctttatactagggtgaccatatgaccggatttgcccagatttgtctgggtttttgatgacgaatccaggaggggaaatccagatttttccaaagagcagttctaatggaaattaacaaaaatgctcataactccgtcattttttaatataaagatgtgaaacttggcacgatggtagctcttaggaagggctttagtcaaaccaaatttgaaacagatgcattcatccattgcttttttaggatttttttaaaattgaggttttaaaattattatttttaaaatcgtaatttttaaagataaagagatgaaattttgcACCATGgggtgtgctgtaaaatcagacatgtgaccagaCATGTGCCTCCCAAGCCCATTCCAGATaaacaatccagaaggataccatggtcaatatagccactgagaggtccaggagaaccaacagggttgcacttctCACATCCTTTCCCTGGTGTAAGTCATCAACCAGGGCAACCAAGGTTGTTTccgtcccataaccaggcctgaaacctgactggaaTGGATCTGGGTAATCAGCTTCATCCAAAAGAACTTGGAGTTGTGAGGCAagctccagcaccttgcccaagaattgTAGAGTTGAGACAGGGCGGTAGTTATCCAAAACCGTAGGATCtaaatttgtttccccccccaataAGGGCCTCACCACAGCTTCTTTAAGGCTCACCAGACCTCACGGAGGCACTTACCACCCCAGAAGTCCAGATATCCAGCCCAGCTCTGGCATATTTcataagccaggatgggcaagggtctaAGGGACAAGTAGTAGGCCTCAGTtctccaagcagtttgtccacatccttAGGTTGCACAAGCTGAAAAGTATCCATAACACAACAGGAATGTGCACCAATCCCATCTATATCAGACTCTAGCAAAACAATGGCCTCCAAGTTGGCACAAATATGAGAGCGGTTTTATCGGAAAAGTGTCTCACAAATTGTTGACAGCAGGCCTTTGAGATTGTTGTGTTGCAAGGCCTCCACCTAAGAGACCTTTGGCCACCtgaaagagctctgctggacggcaCTGAGCAGATGCAACGGTGGCAGAGAAATAGGATTTCACTGCCACAGATCGCAAATGGATTCTTACCTGTATTTGATCATATTTGTTCCAAGTCTTTCACATTTGCACTCTAGTCGTTGACACAGTTGTTTCACTGCCCTCAGCTCCTCagaataccaaggagctgacacaGTTCTATGACTAGGTCAAGGACGTTTGGGAGCGTTCCTATCGATAGCCCGGGTCATCTCATTCCAGGTGGTGACCAGGACCTCGGCAAAACCGCCGGCTAAGCCTGCAGGGAAACCCCCAACAGACCTCAGAAAGCCATCTGGATTCTTCAGCCTCCAGGGGAGGACCATCAAATTtgatcccccacccttgcagaggttACAGGTCGCCTGAAGGTCAAAACTGATCATCAGATGATGATCCGTCTATGCCAAAGGGGACACCACTGGCTCCCCCACCTGTAGATCATTCCAGCACAGAAGACCAGGTCCACATGTGTTGAGCAAGATCATCTGAGACAGGTCCATGGTTGACATGGTGGCCATGACATcctgaacaaaaggaacccaaaaggcgacaaccgtagaaacaaaataaacccaatgaattaaatcgtcattcaaaaattatacacacttgtttttactagaataactatttacaatccaatactaatacaagtcCACAACAAACTATCACATTAGTGtcgcatttcattacatatcaatagcattcaattatacttaacaatcatttcaaaccaaatttaaacaaacattgcagaaaatccaacccatagacatcaaacactttAATTTAATCAcatcaacagtatattaagaccaaatttagtcaacaaggttcatgttattccttgtttcgaagtatcttccTCAAAAATGTTGGTCTTAGTactctgtaaaaaataacaattccaaagtaaacacatttgGTTAGAGTTACTCCACAGTAACAGCTCTCATTTACTTCTTATTCTTTTGGCTGTTTCACAAGATAAGAACACCGCGAATTGCTTTATTCAGACAACTTATCGCCAgcaggcagtggaaagctcatGCAATTtctctttattaagtttttcaaggtgagaccatcttcCGGTATTATATCTACACGGTATACAAAAAGCTAATTAGCTATATTTTTCCAAAACAGGTAAAAGTCTGTTGCATTGCAAACATTATACTTCTTTAACATTCCAGGAAGTCAACACAAAATTAAGACCTTACATACATACCAAAATCAGTAAACCGTATTTCGCTTCGTCacattgttttctgtttctcagcTGGCAGACAGCAGCGTCTGCTCAGTTGACTAAATAATGAACCACAGCAAAGATCTCCCAATGGAAACTTCTGTTCTTAAAGTAATATCTACCACTCAGGCTCAAGTtcccaagaaagaagaaaattccAGATTGGAATTTAGACCCCGTGGGCCACTGTATTTAGCCTAAATGTCCACTGAGCCTCCTTTCTAAGCAAGACATTGTCATAACACTGCCAGTTGAAATCCTGAGCCGCTCCTGTCAAGGTACtttcagcatggatattgaagtctCCCAAGACCATAAGCCTTggggttctcaacaccatgcTTGAGACCCCCTCAGTCAGCTCAGCCAGGGAGACcgttgggcagtggggtgggcggtacaccaacagagtCTCTACCTAATCTTGGTTGCCCAACACCAGGTATAGACATTCAAAACTGGTCAACTGCTGGACAGAGTATCTGATCAGGGGAAGAGAATCCCTATagacttggctcttcttatgttcttaaattagcAAACGTTGATGACAACCCTTTTATACATCTCACAATAtctatctggggggggggggaatgaaatatTGCCCCGTCCATCTCACCACAAAtcataacaaatttatttattacatttctataccaccgagaaaaaagaagctctctgggcggttcacaagaattaaaaaacacaacaactaaAACTAAAATTGCTTATTCTATCTGCAGCCTCCTTAGACCCAGGAACGGATGGAAAGTTCTATTTGGTTTGATTTTTATTTCAGATAAGCCCAGCAATTTTGTTAGCGATCTAATAGGCCACTCTTTTCTGGCAGAATCTTGCTGAATATTCTGTTTGGTTTGGTTCCCTAATATTccattagggaggttgtgggctctcccaccctagaggccttcaagtgtcagctggacaaccatctgtcagggatgctttagggtggattcctgcattgagcagggggttggactcgatggccttgtaggcccccttccaactctgctattctatgattctatgattctccagacAAAACCAAACCTGACAATGTTTCTTAGCTATGCAGCTTTTTCCTAATGGAGCGTCAACTCCATATCTCAGGACTGCTTGCTGACATCACATTGGGCAAGCCCATATGTCCAATTGGAAGGAGGCTCTCATTGCAGTCATAGGAGCCCTGGCTACTCCATCAATGAGATGCCCTTGGCTCATGCAGGGTCCAGACCAGACCAGCCTTGAAAATAAGTTGATCTCCCCAGAGTTTCTGGAGAATGTTGATAGCCTGGTGTGCCTACAGCCTCATAGCTTAGCCTAGAAGCGGGAAGCAATCTGAAAACATGGAATGGGGAGAAAAAGAGGCAAAAATCTTGAGGTTTGATGAACGGTAAGGAAGGAGAGCATACTGGGTCGATCCTAGGAGCGGAGACGGAAAGGCCCATATGAGCAACCATACTTCTGTAGACGGGGAAAGGTTGAGCCATATGGGATTTCCACTTGTGAAGATTGGGTACCGATTtctcccctgttccctctgaattcAGCTATGTGTAAGCAACTATTCACAAATGAAACTCCCCTTTGGGTCAGATCGCACAACTATTTCCGGTTGGGTTTTCATGTAGTCAAATGTCTGTTGACTTCAGTGGGCAGCAAAGTAGCCCTGTGATGGTTCCAAAGGGCAGTCAAGTCCTATAaagatttattaaaaaaaacaaggaagCCGTGAGCGCCTGTGGCAATGACCTCTTGCTGTAGGGCACCTGATTGTTTGCCTGTTCCAACATGGATCCAAGTTGCAACAGGTCAGGTTGCTCTGCTGGAGTGTGTTGCATGTCATTCCAACATGGATCAGAGACAATCGTCGCCATTGCtggagacccagtgtggtgttGGGGTTAAAGTGGtggactgggacttaggagacaagtcctcacttggccatgaagctcactggatgactttgggacagtcactaactctcagcctaaactacctcacagggttgttgtgaagccactgggcctgttcagacaacacactaaggcatggttaggccacgaacccttttgcagcaagtggtgagTGAGCGTGTTTCAGCTGTGGTTGTgtcgccaccatggttaggaatagttcacatgacatgctaagccatggtaagccataatgttcagctcaaaatgattagccatcgtggcttagcgtgtcgtctgaacaggttcaaTATGGAGATCATTTAGGCTGCcctgggatccttggaggaaagacaggtTATAAATACAGTCAACTAACCATTATCATCACTGACAACATCATCATTGGATAGTGCTTTCAAGGGTCAAAGTGCTTCCCGTGCATGGTTGAGTTGCATTCTCTccacattttcatagaatcatagaatagcagagttggaaggggcctacaaggccattgagtccaaccccctgctcagtgcaggaatccaccctaaagcatccctgacaggtggttgtccagctgcctcttgaaggcctctagtgtgggagagcccacaacctccctcggtaactgattccaccgtcgcactgctctaacagtcaggaagtttttcctgatgtccagctggaatctggcttcctttaacttgagcccgttattctgtgtcctgcactctgggaggatcgagaagagatcctggccctcctccatgtgacaaccttttaagtatttgaagagggctatcatgtctcccctcaattttctcttctccaggctaaacatgtccagttctttcagtctctcttcatagggctttgtttccagacccctgatcatcctggttgccctcctctgaacatgctccagcttgtctgcgtccttcttgaattgtggagcccagaactggacgcaatactctagatgaggcctaaccagggccgaatagagaggaaccagtacctcacgtgatttggaagctatacttctattaatgcagcccaaaatagcatttgcctttctttattattattatttttatttatttatatagcgccatcaatgtacaatgttcttgcagccatatcgcactgttggctcctattcagcttgtgatcgacaacaattccaagatccttctcgtttgtagtattgctgagccaagtatcccccatcttggaactgtacctttggtttctatttctgcattcactcctcccctcccccaacactaGGCGTGAGGGAAGATGCAGAatggttgctgctgttgccacttgcaggggCAGTGCAAAACCTCAAAAAATCCTTAGTAAAAACGAAAACAacgctgtgctacaacccctgtcAGTGGTGAGTCCTACCTGTAAAGAAGTCCCCCTGGAGAATTTTGTGGGCATTTCCTGCCCACAATGAGGGTGGAGAATGCCAAGCGGCCATGTGCGAACAGCTCTTCCTTTTAGTGGCACGGTGCCCTGAAAGTGCCCCATCACAAGGCTTTCGGTCACACATTGCTGATTGTTTTCCCTCTAGGTTGACAGCCACCCTGGCCAACGGTTGCCACAATGGCAGGAAAGAAGCTGGAAGGCAAAAAAACGCTGAGCCAAAAACAGATCAAAGACCTCAAAGGCTCCTTCGGGAGAGAGAATTTTTCTGAGCTGGCCAGCAAGCTACAAGAGACCCTCTGCTCCCTGGAGAACATCTGCTTAGACATGGGCATCACTGGAGAAGCTGGAGCTGGCAAGTCAACCTTCATCAACTCCTTCCGGGACCTGCATGAGGAAGACGAAGGCGCTGCTCCCACTGGGAGGGGGATCACCAATACAGATCCCACGCCATACCCACACCCCAAGTATGCCAACGTGGTTCTCTGGGATCTGCCGAGTATTGGTACCCCTAACTTCCAGGCCAAAAATTACTTGGAGCAGGTCCACGCCTCCCGCTATGACTTCTTTGTCATCATTGCCTCTCAGCTCTTTACCTCCCTCCATGCCAAGGTGGCGAATCAGATCCAGAAAGCTGGCAAGGACTTCTACTTTGTCCGCTCCAAGGTGGACGTAGATCTGGAGGCGGCTCGCCTGAGCAACCCATCCCGCTTCAACGAAGCTCTCGCCCTGCAGAAAATCCGGGAGGGATGTGTGAAAGGTTTCCAGGggaaggcggcggcggtggccccAAACGTCTTCCTTATTTCCAACTCCCAGTTTAGCAAATATGACTTCCCCCTTCTTGTAGAGGCCTTGGAGAAGAACCTGCAACTTCAGAAGAGTCACTCTTTTCTCCTGGCCACCCCAAACGTCTCCCACCGCAtcttggagaggaagaagaacgCCATGGCTGAACACTTGTGGCTGGTCTCAGTAGTAGCCTGTGGCCACCAGGCTGAGCCCATCCCGGAGATTTCAGTTGCATGCAACGTGGACCTCTTGGTCCAGATAATGCGAGGCTACTGCATCAGCTTTGGTTTGGAAGAGTCGGCTTTAAGGAAAGTAGCTGAGCACACTGATCAGCCTTTGGAGAAGCTCCAGGCCCTGGTCAAGTCCCCGTTGGCTACTGAAGTCACCAAGGCCCTGGTGATGGAGCTGCTAGCAGACGCAACCAGCAAAGGACCAAAGCTACCGAAACAGCTGGTGCCGATGGCCAGCCCAGGAATGTCGTTCTCTGTCGTGTACAATGTGCTTAAGACGTTTGTGGACAGCATCGTTGCAGATGCCCACAGGATACTGGTCAAAGTGTTTGTGAGCCACAGGGCCAGCAATGAGTCTGGGCCCAGCAGCGAGTCAGGGGCAGAAATAGCACAAGTTTTGGGGAGCTAAGGATGTCCTGGAGGCCTTCCTTTTTTGGAGGTCAGTCTTAGGGAGAAGTGCTGAAGCAGAGGTAAAGCACAGGGCCCTATTGGCCAAGCATTGCCTGTCTCTGTTGCTGCTTCTTGCATTTGCTCTTCTAAACCACTGCTTTTATTTAAGCGGTTAAAACAGGAACAACCTCCCACCCCCCGCTCCACAATAAATCAACCTACCGTCATGATTCCAGGTCCTCCgaccgagatgtgagacaataaagaggtctgctgtgcaacccACAAAACCTttgttcagtaaaacaaaccaaccaaccacctcttcccacctgaaaggagtgtgaatgctaggagctatgctCCCAGCTTAATTCGCCTAACAATAAATGGATGGTTCCCCACAGTGCCCCACGGGCTTTTACCaggctcctccttcagggagcGCCCTCATGATGCAACTTCTGTCATGCAGCTAGTCTGTAGGACCTCCTCTCCACTCCATCCACTTGACCCTgccctgtggtggactctgggatctgtccatTCTGATGCTCTCTCCCCCTCCGACAGAGTTCCCAGGACGGCGGGGATGATCCCTGAGCCTGGACCTCCTAACTCACCTGGCCGCCTTCTATTTCAGACTCCAATTCAGAACCTGAGACCCCACCAAGGAGCctgggcctcatcctgacacTGACTGTTCATTACTTTCCACCTGGAGTGAACAGGACTGCTTGCTGTCCTAGGGTCTTAGGACCTGGCCTTATAGAAAGTTTGACTTTGTCCATCCAgcccataggatcatagaatcatagaacagcagagttggaagggccatcgagtccaaccccctgcacaatgccttctctaACTTCTCTAACTTCGTCAGAGTCTCAAGGCCAGAACAGGCTGGTCTCAATTGCTTCTCAATTGCCCCTGGGACcgccccccttttgccttttctGTGCTCTTGCTTACGAGCTCAGAGATGTAGCTGGTGCGGTGGGAATCGCATTGGCTGCAAGGGTTTGGGGGAGGTTGCAGGTTAACCAAGGTTAACCCAGACATGGAAAGGATAATAGCAGAGAAAGGAAAGctctgaattgtgcccagaagtgtatggtaaccagtgcagctgctgtaaaacgGGCATAATATGCTCACGCAATCGAGTTCCTGTGAGTACCTGAATGGCTGCCTTCTGGGCCAGCTGGGGGATAactgacaggagctgggaagcatctggtTCAGGTTGAATCATCCCTAGGGGGTGAAGGTGAAAGTATTTCCAGTTGCCCCAATAAGAATGGGGACGGAATAGGCCATGAGCATACGTGAAATATGATAGCCAGTCAAAAAGGCCTTAGGGCCAAAGCAAAGATGCATGCGCAGAGAACACCTGGGGaagtggacaagcatctgtcggggatgctttagggtggattcctgcattgagcagggggttggactcgatggtcttggaggccccttccaactctgctattctatgattctatgattctagggataTCGTTCCTAGGAGGGATAGGGAACGGTGTCATGGAGAGGGATTCCCTTGTCGTGGAATTTTTTTGCTACTGGTCAAACACCAACACGACTTCAGGTAGCGTTCTTAAAGCCAAATGCTTTTTATTAACAAGGCAGAAACACAAAGGTCGGGGAGAGCACTGGACACCGCCCTGAGGCTCATTACTCATATAGGTCTTACATGTAATAGTATTCTAGGGGTGTGCGCCCCGGGATTATCCGGCAACCGCAAACATCCACgaagcattcgatcttccagagcggagattggctgcttccaaacccatcgattaatataaGAACCGAGATGTGCCCAGTCGGAACTTCTAGAGTCTCCATAATTatcctgtgtttgtgtgtgtataaattgaatatctccatatttggaagacgctgagtgggatGAGGggcagctttgatattgacttctgtggctaaccagttaggaatagccacagcgctgtccctgactatagaatcatagaaccaaagaatagcagagttggaaggggcctacaaggccattgagtccaaccccctgctcaatgcaggaatccaccccaaagcatccctgatgcagatggttgtccagctgcctcttgaatgactctagtgtgggagagcccaccacctccctaggtaactggttccattgtcgtactgctctaacagtcaagaagtttttcctgatgttcagctggaatctggcttcctttaacctgagcccattattccgtgtcctgcactctgggaggatcgagaagagatcctggccctcctctgtgtgacaacctttcaaggatttgaagcgtgctctcatgtctcccctccatcttctcttctccaggctaaacatgcccaattgtttcagtctctcttcatagggctttgtttccagacccctgatcatcctggtcgccctcctctgaactatgTTCTCCTCcagtcacagtgtttggggggcGTGGGAAACAcaggctgctgattctggctggtgggggagagggagcgttttctgctcggactcatagaagtcaatcatccacttGTTGCtggactggctggctggcatggtgaatGAATGAAGCTTTGTTGAgtaagtcttccgaccatttcaaaaatcaaaaatcacatcatcatcaataaaaacagacagccattaattaaaatgtaaaaattaaaattataaaacaatgtACAATTCTTATGTAATATATTATTAATGACTAACTGTTAATAAAACCCCTTCTGTGTAACGACCTTTAAGGAAATCTATTTATTAGGCCAATTTTCTagttcttttttccttatactggctgcttGAAGAGCAAAAAGGGCAACGCTCTGGGTCACATAATAACTCGAACCACGtaggagaaaggacaatttatccttcgCTGTTCAATTTCTCATGCGTATAAAAAACAAACAGGTAGTTTGaatctacattttgaatataaacaacattcaaataGATAATGAACTAGGTCTTCAATTTCAAGActgccacatatacatagtctatctttcgaCGGAATGCCTTGGAATCTGCCCTgtaacatcatagaatcataggatagcagagttggaaggggcccacaaggccatcgagtccaaccccctgctcaaggcaggaatccaccctaaagcatccctgacagaatgaAGCCGAGTAAAAGCTACTCAATGGACTCGTTTCATATCAAAGAacagatatttttcttctttaaaatggaatttagatccggctagccatttcatggccgTTGAATTTGACACTGCAGCCACAGAGTTTGGGAGCGTGGGAAACACTTACTGGCTTCTGATTCTGGCCGGTggaggagaggggtgtgtgtttctgcttggactcataaaagtcaatcatccacatgcctgctgggctggctggctgcatgGTGAGTGAGGAAGCTTCAACACCTGAGTCAGGTATAggtaggctctttatttcagtggcaggatccatccaatagatctgaagggcaccaggttggagaaggctggagtggggaatttttgaaaaacatcaaggcatgaatggatctgatacaaacttggcatggctcaagccctccttaagagctataatcttgccatgtttcatctcttgatctataaaattatgcagatgaaagcatttttgttaatttttgtttCCGGACTAGGCAGAAAGGTAGCCCCCACCTtttcttgagagtaagccccattaaacacaatgggatttacttctgattagagaCATAGATTAGGGACAATCTAAGAGCAATTTAagagcaggaagaagaaaaatgaaaagcGTCACTAGCACAACTCCAATCTAGCATCATGAAGGGTCtcccttacttgagagtaagtcagATCTGCCTGTCTTTGATTTAGGGAGAAGAGGGCAAATTAATAGTGCAATGTCAGCTTTACACAGTGCTGATTTCATTCCATTaggggtttattccagtttatctctgatttttcccctttaaaaaatggaataagagATGTCCTGTTTGATTACAACATTATATAATCCACCCGGAAACTTCCGtcagtggccagtcacgagtgtgctataaacaggtcatttagagaagccctatgTGTGCAAGTATCATGTATGATTCCCCAAACAGCATTATTTTCTAAATTGGCCAGAAATGgactaaacatagaatcatagaatagcagagttgaatgggcctacaaggctatcgagtccaaccccctgctcaatgcaggaatccaccctaaagcatccctgacaggtggttgtccagctgcctcttgaatgcctctagtgagggagagcccacaacctccctaggtcactgattccattgttgtactgctctgaaaGGTTTGACCCTTTCAGAGCTCTTTGGTTTTAGCAATTTCATTGATACGCATTTCTGGAATGCAAGCCCCTGACT comes from Elgaria multicarinata webbii isolate HBS135686 ecotype San Diego chromosome 21, rElgMul1.1.pri, whole genome shotgun sequence and encodes:
- the LOC134412334 gene encoding interferon-inducible GTPase 5-like encodes the protein MAGKKLEGKKTLSQKQIKDLKGSFGRENFSELASKLQETLCSLENICLDMGITGEAGAGKSTFINSFRDLHEEDEGAAPTGRGITNTDPTPYPHPKYANVVLWDLPSIGTPNFQAKNYLEQVHASRYDFFVIIASQLFTSLHAKVANQIQKAGKDFYFVRSKVDVDLEAARLSNPSRFNEALALQKIREGCVKGFQGKAAAVAPNVFLISNSQFSKYDFPLLVEALEKNLQLQKSHSFLLATPNVSHRILERKKNAMAEHLWLVSVVACGHQAEPIPEISVACNVDLLVQIMRGYCISFGLEESALRKVAEHTDQPLEKLQALVKSPLATEVTKALVMELLADATSKGPKLPKQLVPMASPGMSFSVVYNVLKTFVDSIVADAHRILVKVFVSHRASNESGPSSESGAEIAQVLGS